One window from the genome of Cyclobacterium amurskyense encodes:
- a CDS encoding two-component regulator propeller domain-containing protein produces MKVFKFTAFLMVCLQFSPVQVFSQKIASGPYFQEVSQEIELPLNAGLDVVKLFKHGNTIKAVTSHGIFYNKEGQWSGQPFVSGIINATSDNSQTVWMNNDKTIWSEKGDRIPNPPRTDGRQSITSTHWINSNTLLTGTTHGLYTWNGAWEKVTSFPNVKINAITQDNEGIIWIASDEGLWQNKSGEWLDVDKIGLALGHDSQYLTVTTGINGKDILFSSPKAIASLAADGNHWLKRGADGLPYGPVTTILETDSLLWLGTPKGLIRKGKNWRYYTSKRWLADDQINDILPIEPGKVWVATPNGISEIGLKAMTLEQKANGIEDIIEKRHNRIGIINRSKLAIAGDINSSFLENQDNDGLWTSCYLIAESFRYGVTKSEDAKAKAKRTFEALERLETVTGIPGYPARSYVRSEDLLAPSRSPHPKNWHPSPDGEWQWLDDTSSDEIVGHLFSMALYHDMVADEADKKKVVDLIDRIVSHIVDNDLQLIDYDGKPTRWAIWTPDSLNRSSNWYYEKGLNSLQILSSLQTAYHFTGKAKYKKVYRHLIEKEGYAQNALQAKMTDPFDISHSDDILNFFPYYNLLKYTPKEDPNYPLYLQSLQRSWKAVQSDNMPVWNVFASALLKEDKDLNIALREIQTFPLDMITWSIDNSHRWDLRVDEFPGRGRSPQAYIAIPSPEGNAFRWNTNPKQLNISGGGKTEVSGTYYLVAYWMGRYYGYWE; encoded by the coding sequence ATGAAAGTCTTTAAATTTACTGCTTTTTTAATGGTCTGTTTACAATTCAGCCCAGTCCAGGTTTTTTCTCAAAAAATAGCTTCCGGCCCTTATTTCCAAGAAGTCAGTCAAGAAATTGAACTCCCACTTAATGCTGGTTTAGACGTCGTGAAATTATTTAAACATGGCAATACAATTAAAGCAGTTACCTCCCATGGTATATTTTACAATAAGGAAGGGCAATGGTCAGGCCAACCTTTTGTTTCAGGTATAATCAATGCTACTTCGGACAACTCCCAAACAGTATGGATGAACAATGACAAAACCATTTGGTCTGAAAAAGGCGATAGAATACCCAACCCTCCACGAACAGACGGACGCCAATCCATCACAAGTACACATTGGATTAATAGCAACACCCTTTTGACTGGAACCACGCATGGACTATACACGTGGAACGGAGCCTGGGAAAAGGTAACCTCCTTCCCTAATGTAAAAATCAATGCAATAACCCAAGACAATGAAGGCATAATATGGATCGCCTCCGACGAAGGCCTTTGGCAAAATAAATCTGGAGAGTGGCTAGATGTGGACAAAATTGGCCTAGCCTTAGGGCATGACAGCCAATACCTGACGGTAACCACCGGAATAAATGGTAAAGACATTTTATTTAGCTCGCCAAAGGCAATCGCCTCCCTTGCCGCTGATGGCAATCATTGGCTAAAAAGAGGTGCAGATGGGCTACCATATGGCCCTGTCACAACAATACTTGAAACAGACAGTCTATTATGGTTAGGCACTCCAAAAGGTTTGATCCGCAAGGGGAAAAACTGGAGGTATTACACCAGCAAAAGATGGTTGGCAGATGACCAGATCAACGACATCCTACCCATTGAACCCGGGAAAGTATGGGTAGCAACACCCAATGGCATCTCAGAGATCGGATTAAAAGCCATGACCCTGGAACAAAAGGCAAATGGAATTGAAGACATCATCGAAAAAAGACACAATCGGATAGGCATAATCAACAGATCTAAATTAGCCATCGCAGGAGATATTAACAGTAGCTTTTTGGAAAATCAAGACAATGACGGCCTATGGACCTCCTGCTACCTCATTGCCGAATCGTTCAGATATGGCGTCACCAAAAGTGAAGATGCCAAAGCAAAGGCGAAGCGAACTTTCGAAGCCCTGGAAAGACTGGAAACAGTCACAGGAATACCAGGCTATCCCGCCAGGTCCTATGTAAGGTCAGAAGATCTTTTGGCCCCTTCAAGGTCTCCTCATCCAAAAAACTGGCACCCATCACCTGATGGAGAATGGCAATGGCTGGACGATACCAGCTCCGATGAGATTGTCGGCCATTTATTTTCAATGGCGCTCTACCATGACATGGTAGCTGATGAGGCGGATAAAAAGAAGGTGGTAGACTTGATCGACAGAATTGTTAGCCATATTGTAGACAATGATTTGCAATTGATCGATTACGATGGGAAACCCACAAGGTGGGCCATATGGACCCCTGACTCCTTGAACAGATCTTCCAATTGGTATTACGAAAAAGGATTGAACTCACTTCAAATCCTTTCCTCTCTGCAAACAGCCTATCATTTTACTGGAAAGGCGAAATACAAGAAGGTATACCGCCACTTGATAGAGAAAGAAGGCTATGCACAAAATGCCTTACAAGCTAAAATGACAGACCCTTTTGACATCAGCCATTCTGATGACATATTAAATTTCTTCCCTTATTACAATTTACTCAAATACACACCCAAAGAAGACCCCAACTACCCACTTTACCTACAAAGCCTCCAAAGATCTTGGAAAGCCGTACAATCAGACAACATGCCTGTTTGGAATGTTTTTGCCAGTGCTTTATTAAAGGAGGACAAGGATTTAAACATCGCTTTGCGAGAAATTCAAACTTTCCCCTTGGACATGATTACCTGGTCTATCGACAACAGCCATCGCTGGGACTTAAGGGTTGATGAATTTCCAGGCAGAGGCAGAAGCCCTCAAGCCTACATCGCCATCCCTTCTCCTGAAGGAAATGCCTTTAGATGGAACACCAACCCCAAACAATTAAACATTAGCGGAGGGGGAAAAACAGAAGTAAGTGGCACTTATTACTTGGTAGCCTATTGGATGGGGAGGTATTACGGGTATTGGGAGTAA
- a CDS encoding GIY-YIG nuclease family protein, which translates to MNYSVYILYSHSTDRYYVGQSKNHLERFERHQSGRNKSTKAGIPWEIVHVEFFNERSDAVRKERQIKNLGSRRYLERIQNH; encoded by the coding sequence ATGAATTACTCTGTATACATATTGTATTCGCATTCAACTGACCGGTATTACGTAGGGCAAAGTAAAAACCATTTGGAGCGATTTGAGCGACATCAATCAGGCCGGAATAAATCTACTAAAGCTGGTATACCTTGGGAAATAGTTCATGTCGAATTTTTTAATGAACGTTCCGATGCAGTTCGGAAAGAACGTCAAATAAAAAATTTAGGAAGCCGAAGGTATCTTGAACGAATCCAAAATCATTAA
- a CDS encoding PLDc N-terminal domain-containing protein, with protein MSSRETTGSEKLAWVLSVIFISWIAWIFYVLLAPIKKE; from the coding sequence ATCAGCTCCCGGGAAACCACTGGAAGCGAAAAATTAGCTTGGGTATTATCTGTGATTTTTATATCTTGGATTGCTTGGATTTTTTATGTGTTACTGGCTCCGATCAAAAAGGAATAA
- a CDS encoding Shedu anti-phage system protein SduA domain-containing protein produces MDEEKRIKKNHIETIQFLVNKIGKKYWLPLYLYLKEHPKLLKTFSGFLLYNEKVVFYLGKTHLAIEYFGNERVDKLKESFETSFLLHDYSLIENDFFDEIIGFSYDSSSDSFKPPLPLFLEDLIVPTNRGFDKLAELNWNFDAQNAIYFFNSNGISILKGQFGRIINGLFFDADEKGLKTRHIKWIDFIPLQYDDSGEGHDFFSINFGYYDKLVEQDAHFVYPLPSLDDFKFSKLPQVNRFIELTGNSRTSEPEITKFLEQKENKFILTMGFLAKEIHGQLKCEWQSEKRDPIIPDFFVVRPNGFADIVEFKLPDLDGRPVVGKNNRETLSAKFNSYISQTRNYKTYFEDPNNRKWMLEKYGVKVQKPKRILVIGRRWDFATDEWREIISDYRDIDIMTFDDLVDGVVAQFYM; encoded by the coding sequence ATGGATGAGGAAAAGAGGATAAAAAAAAATCACATTGAAACCATCCAATTTTTAGTTAATAAAATAGGTAAAAAGTATTGGTTACCATTATATCTTTATTTAAAAGAACATCCAAAGCTATTAAAGACGTTTTCCGGATTTTTACTCTATAACGAAAAGGTGGTATTCTACCTTGGAAAAACACATTTAGCAATAGAGTACTTCGGGAATGAACGAGTTGATAAGCTAAAAGAAAGTTTCGAAACATCATTTCTGCTCCATGATTATTCTCTCATTGAAAATGATTTTTTTGACGAGATTATTGGTTTCAGCTATGATAGCAGTTCCGATTCATTCAAGCCTCCGTTACCACTATTTTTAGAAGACCTAATAGTTCCTACCAACCGAGGCTTTGACAAGTTAGCAGAACTGAATTGGAATTTTGATGCCCAAAATGCAATATATTTTTTTAATAGCAATGGTATATCAATTTTAAAAGGCCAATTTGGGAGAATCATCAACGGGCTGTTTTTTGATGCAGATGAAAAAGGACTAAAAACTCGCCATATTAAATGGATCGATTTCATTCCATTGCAATACGATGATTCAGGAGAGGGGCATGACTTTTTTTCTATAAACTTTGGATATTATGATAAACTTGTTGAACAAGATGCTCATTTCGTATATCCATTACCATCATTAGATGATTTCAAATTTTCAAAATTACCTCAAGTAAACCGCTTCATAGAACTTACAGGAAATTCTAGAACTTCCGAACCTGAAATCACAAAATTTCTTGAGCAGAAGGAGAACAAATTTATTCTAACAATGGGATTTCTTGCAAAAGAAATCCATGGTCAACTAAAATGTGAATGGCAAAGCGAAAAACGAGATCCTATTATTCCGGATTTTTTTGTCGTTAGACCGAATGGATTTGCTGATATTGTTGAATTTAAACTTCCTGACCTAGATGGGAGGCCAGTTGTTGGTAAAAATAACCGAGAAACATTATCAGCTAAATTTAACTCCTATATCTCGCAAACAAGAAATTACAAGACATACTTCGAAGATCCAAACAACAGAAAATGGATGTTAGAAAAATATGGTGTTAAAGTACAAAAACCTAAGAGAATTCTTGTTATCGGCAGAAGGTGGGACTTTGCAACAGATGAATGGCGAGAAATAATAAGTGATTACCGGGATATTGATATAATGACTTTTGATGATCTAGTCGATGGTGTTGTTGCACAATTCTATATGTAA